The genomic interval gtTATTTAGAGTGTCAAAGTAGCTACTATAATGTTGTACCAGCTAGCTGtggaagtagctactacaacattgtagcTGCTACATGTGGAATTAGTTACtacaacattgtagtagctaacCGTCGAATtagttgctacaacattgtagcaaccACTTGTCAATGTAactgctacaatattgtagcagctaatattctaagtagttgttacaacattgtagcagctaacattctAAGTAGTTGATATAATGTTGTAACGAGTATATTAATTAACAGTTTAACAACCGACTGACGTCCAATAAAGACAATATATCTTTTTctctatattaattaaatagatcatttaaAATTATGCATAAACAGTATATGTTGGGAATAGAGGGATTACAACTTACAATAAAACGATTTACCAAGTAGTCTATCAAGTGGTTGCAGCCATTGTAGCTGGCGTCAGCCTTGTATATTATAGCATAAACCCTTCTAATATATATTAGGATCATAGTcgggaattacaacttaaaatgaaatgaattaccATTGGTTATGAAATGTGGGAATTGATGTTTGCAAGTTCCCTGCAAAATATATAAGCAAAAACTGGCAAGAAAGCAACTAGAGCTTGTATGTTGCAGGATATATCAAAGCTAAAAAATTTGAACAGAGCTGAAAAACAAACAGTGGAATGGAAATGCTTACGATTGAGAATGGAGAGGGGTGCCTTCAAAACCAACGTTGGCTTTGTGTTCGACGCACAGTTTGGGTAGTTTCAGCCAGCTTGAGAACAAGCTTCAGCCATCAGCTATGTGCTCGGAAGGAGTGAGCTATGACGGAAGACGACGGCGAAGGAATAGGCGAGAGTGAGAGATAGAGCAAgggaaattatttttgagaaaattttttcACCGTCGTTTTAAATAAATGGCGGAAGAGGaaagagaataaaaaaaatatttttttctaaagaAATCGAGCTGGCATGCAACATATGCACATCGCTTATGATCGTGCCACACGTCCAGTAGCATATCATTTCTGTGTACATTTATAGGGGGTGCAATAATAAAGTATTCAGAAGAATAATTGTGAGGAGAAGGTTCAAATCCAATAAAGACGAATActctaaaagttatttttttgaATGCATTATACTTTAAATTTACTCAGTAGACAGATTAAAAGAAAAGTTGTCTAGCTATTATTAAATATTATCATATTTCATTCTCGAGGAGAGTAGTATAATAGTAAAATATTCAAAGGATTAATTAAGAGGATCAAAATTTAAGCTCTACTAAGTTTGAATATTCTTAGTATGCAtaaattgtattttaaatttatccGGTAGAAAAACTAAAGAGAAAGACTCTGTAACTAATATATAAAAAAGAAGTCTCTTTAAAtacttttgacaaaaaaaatggAGAAAAAGACATCATGAGTATAATTTTAATATATCTTATTTCATTGTATATCATTCTTAGTCATTGGTAACACTTAGTCAGACGTGTTTTCAATGTCGaataatattatttgaaaatattaagaGTGACATGGACATTTTCACAGTCAAATAACAATAAAATTGTTGTCATAGTGATTTAATCTGTTTGCACATAGTATAAGTGTTCAGACCTTGGAGAAGACATTTGGAGCTTATTTGTACATTTTTTcctaaattctaataaatatttttatttttttcaaagggATAAATATTTTACAATGTAAAAGATGATGAcacgtattttattttattttaattttcacaGTCAAAGGTGTTCATATTACGTTAGAGgtgaactatatatatatatatatattttataaaacgAATTAAACtattgatttgaaagttaaattattTCTGATAGTGTCATTATACAAATTTAAACCTCGACAATTTATATAAAGGGGGTTATCGGTACCCctcaattaaaataataataaattccttataaaaataaataaattccagtcaaataattgattaaaaataagtAAATTAACAAACGTGACAAAGAGTAGAAAGAGTGCAACAAGCAAAACCCCCTAATTTCTTGTTCTCGAGGCAGACAAATTAGACTTTTGAGTTGCATCTCAATGGGAATTCCAACCCtagtttttaatttacttttcacCATCTAAAAGCTTGACCATGACTTGTCAAGATAAGTGCACAAATTTCTTAGCAACTCTTTTTCAAGTTTAGGGTAAGAATTGGAACGCTTACTTCGACGATGAAGCAATACGAAAATTTATAGTATATTTagtataaaagaagaaatatacaAGCAATATAATAGATAAGGAATAAATTAGTTATTccaatgcaataaaaataataaataataatgaaGCTTCAAGTATAATTCTTAAAGGGTGCAACTAgatttattttgttatttttcttcGAAATCATTTGTTCTAGTTTGTAGATATGCAAAAGATCATGTCATGTATGTCATACGATGACAAATACCATATAAGAGTTGCATATCTTGAGGACCATAAATGTCCCATGATTCTAGAGTCCTCTAGAAGCTACTAATATAATTTCCTGTATCACTCGATAATATGTGGCATTATAGTCTTATCTTGAGAAGTTTACAATTTGGACTTTGTTGCACATTGAAAATTCTACCAATTCGTTTTTTTCCTGATCACATTTCCACATTATTGCCAAATGTTTGCCCCAACACTCAATCTACATATTCTATCCTCACAAGATCTATATAAAGAGGGGGTTACTCCCCCTCAACACATTATCCCTTTCTCTTTCTGCTTCTTAGTATTATTCCCTACCAAAATGGTTGTCGGTTCTTGCATCGACGAGATCACCGTCAACGTTTCCAACTCAAGGCTTTGGAAGGGAGCGGTTTGCGATGCACATATTTTGTACCCTAAGCTCTTGCCTGACTTTTTCGCCAAAGGCGAACGTGTTGGAGAAGGAGTTGGCTCTATTAAcattcttcactttgctccaggTCTATAGCTGTTTTATTTTACCAAAAAGTAGGCGAATAGCCTACCAAAATCACATTAAGTAAAAATTGTTTATATGTAGAAAATCAATTTGTTCCTACTATATCTGTTATTGATTATACATGCTAAAATATTCTTTTCATTTTGTGCACAAAAAATTGCAGCTTCCAAAATGCCAATAGGAAGTGTCAACAAGACCAAGGTAGAGATATTCGATGAGGCAACATACTCGACTAAGTATTCGGTCATCGAAGGAGGCTTTGTTGGCGTGTATTTTAAATCGGTTAGCTATGAGAGCATATTTGAAGCAACGGGCCCCAACACTTGCGTTGCAAAGGTCAAGACCGTGTATGAAACACTCGAAGATAAGCCTCCTAGCGAAGAAGAGTTAAAAGGCATTAGAGATGGATCAACCCAAGTGCTAAAGGCCGTCGAAGCATATTTGATTGCCAACCCCGATGTCTATGCATAAATTCCTATGTTTTGCATCCAACATTACTTGTTTTCCATCCTCGACTTACTTGATAAGTCTATATCTATCGTGCATCCAATAGTTGTGTGTCGTTAATAAAGGATGGTTTATAAAGAATGCATCAATAAAGGATGATGTTTGCCCACTCGTTCGTGTAGAGAGATGGTGCACGATTTTTCATCTTTTTGTCTCGTACATTGTATTAATTGCTATAAAAATGATGGGAGATTTTCCTTATAAATGGAACCTATATTACATATACATTTGGTGAGTTGAAATGGTTTTGACAAAGAAAATATGTGTTGATCCTATCTAAAAATTGAAGAGGATGATACACTGAGTAGGTGTTGGGTTTTTCtggccgtaaaaatcgctttttgcgttgcgaaaactccgaaattcccatgccacggatccgtgcgaagattaaaatttcataaaacttcgagtatgagttttctaacctagatctaaactagatctacaaaggagaagagctttacccttgatgcaaagccctttgcttaatcccgctcgtccaaagttcgccggatctcgagagtgtcaaagtagacactcctctatgtgtatccacacaagcaagagatggagagaccaaacaaaaggtgtgctagcacctttttaaggttcggccaagggaggagagggagagaagagaagagcttgaggaagaagatgacttgaatgaaaaatcaattcaagcttataactccacaaaagtggccggccaccttcaagtgagtggttatatactccatggaattcaagagtcaaaaactcttgatctccctcatgaggtggcacaccatgaagtggtcttgatgatgtggcacatcattataagcctacttaatgtcaactcaccaatgaggtgacaaatggtcaagtcaaacttgacccttcatctttctctcaagtcaagtcaaacttgaccacttctctctcttggttgatctaatctaacaattgattcaagtcaattttaatttaatgaatctctattcattgaattaaattaattaaatgagtctaagtccaaattagactcacttaacacatgaaccaaattgagtccaactcaattagctcaatttggattactcttaatccaatttgattcatcacattagccaaatcctttaggttcatcaaatgaacctaatctccatctaattgccctatgtgtgtgaccttataggttcttataacgttggcaatactcctaaactcatttagaagcataagtaatgagtggtatctagcaacacatcattactacccaagttataagaatgttgagatccaatatcaccttgtgactactaattgtgactcctcacaatatatgacattgtccttctatcctagacatctagattgatcaatatgaggcatagaccgtgtcatcctctaatcaatctaaatcttgaatcccaagtagactcactcaatcaaatgagcttaatatatcatattgactcatttgggcatgaccatgcacttagtagtctcactctatcaagaatatcgatgtcactcccgtcatataggagggatagatcccatctacatcactcacatccctccgcataatttgttacatacccaataatcgcctttatagtccacccaattacgggtgacatttgacgaagccaaagtacgtaactccttatgtagggaaccatggtgactttaggtccaaggactagtagtcatactaatagccacatgagaaagtatatgacactcatataacgatccatgatactttttcatggcgagtcattcagtatacattctccaatgcatacccatgtgtcaacttgatatctccatatccatgacttgtgagatcaagtcatcgagttgacctacatgctagtctcgtcgcattaacattgtccctgaatgttaatacttgactaggaatgattaagagtagtgttctctatatcatctcactatcgattcaaccaatcgattgatataggtaagaaccttctactcaaggacgctattatacttagttatttggcaccaatacaagtaagtataataaccaaaacaaatgtctttatttatatacaagaatatgatacaacgagtccatacaacaatcatcaaatgattggctctagtgctctaactaacaatctcccactagcactagtgtcaatcagtgtaggctttaaggtctaatgacctagtgtgaccatcatgctatctttgtgccaaagccttggtcaagggatctgcgatattagcctttgtgggtactatgcaaatcttcacatttcctctctcgataatctctcgaatgagatggaagcgtcgtagtatgtgtttggtccgctggtgtgagtgaggttccttagcatgtgctattgctccattgttgtcataatagagctctctgggatcaactatgctaggaaccaccccaagctcggcaatgaacttgtggatccaaactgcctcctttgctgcttctgatgcagcaatatactcggcctctgtcgtagaatcagctactgtgtcctgttttgaactcttccagctcacaacaccataatttatgcaaaatacgaatcctgactgcgatcgataatcatcctggtcggtctggaagctggcatcactgtaaccttttaaagctagctcatcatcgcctccaaatatcaagaaatattctttagtccttcttaagtacataagaatattcttaaccgctatccagtgactttcacctgcatttgactggtatctgctcgtcatgctcaaggcatacgagacatcaggatgagtgcataacatgacgtacatgatagatcctatggttgaggcataagggatctgatccatgcggtctctctcctctctagaagagggaccttgagtcttcaaaagattcacaccatgtgacatcggcagaaatcccttcttgaagttctgcatggtaaaccgaaggagtaccttgtcaatatatgtactctgacttaggccaagcaaccgcttagatctatctctatagatctgtatgcctagaatgcgggatgtttcacctaagtccttcattaagaaacAAGTCCCTATCCAAGTCttaacagactgtagcaaagggatgtatttcccaataagtagtatgtcatccacatacaatataaggaagacaactgtgctcccaacaaccttcttgtagacacaaggttcatcttcattcttgataaaaccaaactgtttgattgcatcatcgaatcgaagattccagctccgagaagctcgctttagtccataaatggacctatgcagcttgcatactctgctagtatgctgtggatctaaaaaaccctcaggttatgtcatgtacatatcctcgagaaggtttccattcagaaatgcgattttgacatccatctgccagatctcataatcgtggtacgctgcaatagcaagcatgatctgaatggatttaaacatcgctgctagagaaaatgtttcatcatagtcaataccatgaatttgcttgaaatctttagctaccaagtgacccttataaataagtccatccatgtcagtctttctcttaaagacccacttacacccaatgggtttgaccccttcaggtggatcaaccaaagtccatactttgttagtgtacatggattccatctcggatctcatgacctctagccatttctcggaatctagtctcatcacagcttcctgataggaggtaggctcatcctcaatgagcacaacatcatcatggtcagacaagagaaatgagtatttctcaggctgacgacgtaccctatcagatctgcgaagaggtaggtctacttgaattggttgtgcTTCCTCAacaccttgtggaacaacatcatccacaacactttgtggttcc from Zingiber officinale cultivar Zhangliang chromosome 6B, Zo_v1.1, whole genome shotgun sequence carries:
- the LOC121990150 gene encoding pathogenesis-related protein STH-2-like, with translation MVVGSCIDEITVNVSNSRLWKGAVCDAHILYPKLLPDFFAKGERVGEGVGSINILHFAPASKMPIGSVNKTKVEIFDEATYSTKYSVIEGGFVGVYFKSVSYESIFEATGPNTCVAKVKTVYETLEDKPPSEEELKGIRDGSTQVLKAVEAYLIANPDVYA